The following are from one region of the Nicotiana tabacum cultivar K326 chromosome 3, ASM71507v2, whole genome shotgun sequence genome:
- the LOC142179374 gene encoding putative E3 ubiquitin-protein ligase XBAT35 isoform X1: MGQQQSKEELLYQQVIEGNIEAIKAIHNNGASLEWIDKEGKMPLIVACMKPNGLDVAKALLELGANVNAYRPGYHAGTALHHAAKRGLEDTVRLLLSYGANPLIKNDGCQTPLEVARAKGFSNVVRTIERQICIFSGWMREFYGPGFLEALAPQLLSRKIWVVVIPCGIADPTKPIKLELAIYSSLEDAQPRNVIALWKANVEEIRWQHSDPVLTIFDNTSNTQYKFTSVSDSEQQQLQLLHKACNAATEVLPPRLSQNSQTTVQQSETAAQAMELAIGINASIHSSKENKVLHHHGQSSGVKNENDWCNTTDDIAHNGWGSLVRAQPTSEIIYRGWTDDQIKVQENGWGSTADVSSQRRQHSLPRPTSSELSCSGWNDEPAVEEYNGWAVPQPRPGHRDASAEVHYQGWGKTAKDSALPSISKTASSGVSSCETMEKTDNAPEYTETQEGNLAFDFVAPSAPPVPDEVVHEEVVHYPAIDLSPLNLSIPPGEQAASVTTERENKHETALCIICWEASVEGACVPCGHMIGCMQCLNQINSKKGECPVCRVKIDQVIKLYSV, encoded by the exons TGGATCGACAAAGAAGGAAAGATGCCATTGATTGTAGCGTGCATGAAGCCGAATGGCTTGGATGTTGCAAAAGCTTTACTTGAGCTTGGAGCTAACGTCAATGCTTACCGGCCAG GATATCATGCTGGAACTGCATTACATCATGCAGCTAAGAGAGGTTTGGAGGATACAGTTCGATTACTTCTTTCCTATGGAG CAAATCCATTGATCAAGAATGATGGTTGCCAAACTCCACTCGAAGTTGCTCGAGCAAAGGGTTTTAGCAATGTTGTTCGTACTATTGAG AGACAAATCTGCATTTTCTCGGGCTGGATGAGGGAGTTCTATGGTCCAGGGTTTCTTGAAGCTTTAGCTCCTCAATTGTTATCTAGAAAAAT TTGGGTTGTAGTAATACCTTGCGGTATAGCTGATCCTACGAAGCCTATTAAATTGGAACTGGCGATTTACTCATCCTTAGAG GACGCCCAGCCTCGTAATGTTATCGCCTTATGGAAGGCTAACGTTGAAGAGATAAGGTGGCAACATTCAGATCCTGTGCTGACAATATTTGACAATACCAGCA ACACTCAATATAAGTTTACATCAGTGAGCGATTCCGAGCAGCAACAGCTTCAATTGTTACACAAAGCATGTAATGCTGCAACTGAG GTTCTGCCTCCGCGCTTATCACAAAATAGCCAAACTACAGTGCAACAATCTGAAACCGCTGCACAAGCAATGGAATTAGCAATTGGAATCAATGCTTCTATTCATtcttctaaagaaaataaggttcTCCATCATCATGGACAAAGCTCTGGtgtaaaaaatgaaaatgattgGTGTAATACCACAGATGATATTGCTCACAATGGATGGGGTTCACTTGTTAGAGCCCAGCCTACATCTGAAATTATTTACCGTGGGTGGACGGATGACCAAATAAAGGTTCAAGAAAATGGATGGGGAAGTACTGCAGATGTATCCAGTCAAAGACGACAGCACTCACTTCCTAGACCGACCTCCTCTGAACTAAGCTGCAGTGGATGGAACGATGAGCCTGCTGTAGAAGAGTACAATGGCTGGGCCGTGCCCCAGCCTCGGCCGGGACATAGAGATGCCTCCGCCGAAGTTCATTATCAAGGATGGGGAAAAACTGCAAAGGACAGTGCATTGCCTTCAATAAGCAAAACAGCATCCTCAGGAGTCAGTAGCTGTGAAACGATGGAAAAGACGGACAATGCACCTGAATATACTGAAACTCAAGAGGGCAATCTTGCTTTTGATTTTGTGGCCCCTTCGGCTCCACCAGTTCCAGATGAGGTTGTACATGAAGAGGTGGTTCATTATCCGGCTATAGATCTTAGCCCGTTGAACTTGTCGATTCCTCCTGGAGAGCAAGCAGCTTCTGTTACAACTGAAAGGGAAAATAAACATGAGACTGCATTATGTATAATATGTTGGGAAGCTTCTGTTGAAGGAGCTTGTGTACCTTGTGGTCACATGATTGGCTGCATGCAGTGTTTGAACCAGATTAATTCCAAGAAAGGCGAGTGCCCTGTTTGTCGAGTAAAGATTGACCAGGTTATAAAGCTCTACAGTGTTTGA
- the LOC142179374 gene encoding putative E3 ubiquitin-protein ligase XBAT35 isoform X2, with protein MGQQQSKEELLYQQVIEGNIEAIKAIHNNGASLEWIDKEGKMPLIVACMKPNGLDVAKALLELGANVNAYRPGYHAGTALHHAAKRGLEDTVRLLLSYGANPLIKNDGCQTPLEVARAKGFSNVVRTIEDAQPRNVIALWKANVEEIRWQHSDPVLTIFDNTSNTQYKFTSVSDSEQQQLQLLHKACNAATEVLPPRLSQNSQTTVQQSETAAQAMELAIGINASIHSSKENKVLHHHGQSSGVKNENDWCNTTDDIAHNGWGSLVRAQPTSEIIYRGWTDDQIKVQENGWGSTADVSSQRRQHSLPRPTSSELSCSGWNDEPAVEEYNGWAVPQPRPGHRDASAEVHYQGWGKTAKDSALPSISKTASSGVSSCETMEKTDNAPEYTETQEGNLAFDFVAPSAPPVPDEVVHEEVVHYPAIDLSPLNLSIPPGEQAASVTTERENKHETALCIICWEASVEGACVPCGHMIGCMQCLNQINSKKGECPVCRVKIDQVIKLYSV; from the exons TGGATCGACAAAGAAGGAAAGATGCCATTGATTGTAGCGTGCATGAAGCCGAATGGCTTGGATGTTGCAAAAGCTTTACTTGAGCTTGGAGCTAACGTCAATGCTTACCGGCCAG GATATCATGCTGGAACTGCATTACATCATGCAGCTAAGAGAGGTTTGGAGGATACAGTTCGATTACTTCTTTCCTATGGAG CAAATCCATTGATCAAGAATGATGGTTGCCAAACTCCACTCGAAGTTGCTCGAGCAAAGGGTTTTAGCAATGTTGTTCGTACTATTGAG GACGCCCAGCCTCGTAATGTTATCGCCTTATGGAAGGCTAACGTTGAAGAGATAAGGTGGCAACATTCAGATCCTGTGCTGACAATATTTGACAATACCAGCA ACACTCAATATAAGTTTACATCAGTGAGCGATTCCGAGCAGCAACAGCTTCAATTGTTACACAAAGCATGTAATGCTGCAACTGAG GTTCTGCCTCCGCGCTTATCACAAAATAGCCAAACTACAGTGCAACAATCTGAAACCGCTGCACAAGCAATGGAATTAGCAATTGGAATCAATGCTTCTATTCATtcttctaaagaaaataaggttcTCCATCATCATGGACAAAGCTCTGGtgtaaaaaatgaaaatgattgGTGTAATACCACAGATGATATTGCTCACAATGGATGGGGTTCACTTGTTAGAGCCCAGCCTACATCTGAAATTATTTACCGTGGGTGGACGGATGACCAAATAAAGGTTCAAGAAAATGGATGGGGAAGTACTGCAGATGTATCCAGTCAAAGACGACAGCACTCACTTCCTAGACCGACCTCCTCTGAACTAAGCTGCAGTGGATGGAACGATGAGCCTGCTGTAGAAGAGTACAATGGCTGGGCCGTGCCCCAGCCTCGGCCGGGACATAGAGATGCCTCCGCCGAAGTTCATTATCAAGGATGGGGAAAAACTGCAAAGGACAGTGCATTGCCTTCAATAAGCAAAACAGCATCCTCAGGAGTCAGTAGCTGTGAAACGATGGAAAAGACGGACAATGCACCTGAATATACTGAAACTCAAGAGGGCAATCTTGCTTTTGATTTTGTGGCCCCTTCGGCTCCACCAGTTCCAGATGAGGTTGTACATGAAGAGGTGGTTCATTATCCGGCTATAGATCTTAGCCCGTTGAACTTGTCGATTCCTCCTGGAGAGCAAGCAGCTTCTGTTACAACTGAAAGGGAAAATAAACATGAGACTGCATTATGTATAATATGTTGGGAAGCTTCTGTTGAAGGAGCTTGTGTACCTTGTGGTCACATGATTGGCTGCATGCAGTGTTTGAACCAGATTAATTCCAAGAAAGGCGAGTGCCCTGTTTGTCGAGTAAAGATTGACCAGGTTATAAAGCTCTACAGTGTTTGA